One genomic window of Polyangium aurulentum includes the following:
- a CDS encoding tRNA1(Val) (adenine(37)-N6)-methyltransferase, giving the protein MAPEEPLPPPNTAGIVRPARRPPGWEAPGPRPRTPNRRDVWPGPNEDLCYLAGDFRILQRLDGHRLSVDDLVTAWYAAEAVAAAPPRRMVDLGCGIGTVLLFLAWRYPEARSTGIEAQAISASMACRSVLWNGVDDRVEVRQGDLRDEALTEGLGPADLVTGTPPYLPMGTGLLSPREQCAACRFELRGGVEDYALAAARLLSPTAPFVGCSSARQRARVAAAAEGAGLVLESFREVIGRHGKPSLFAVYAMRRPEAARVCSDEPPLVVRGENGRFTEDFDELRRSMGIPV; this is encoded by the coding sequence ATGGCGCCCGAAGAACCGCTCCCTCCACCGAACACGGCCGGCATCGTGCGCCCCGCGCGCAGGCCGCCCGGCTGGGAGGCGCCCGGACCGCGCCCGCGCACGCCCAACCGGCGCGACGTCTGGCCCGGCCCGAACGAGGATCTCTGCTATCTCGCCGGCGATTTCCGCATCCTCCAGCGCCTCGACGGCCATCGCCTCTCCGTCGACGACCTGGTGACGGCCTGGTACGCCGCCGAGGCGGTCGCCGCGGCGCCGCCGCGCAGAATGGTCGACCTCGGCTGCGGTATCGGCACCGTCCTGCTCTTCCTTGCATGGCGCTATCCCGAGGCGCGCTCGACCGGCATCGAGGCCCAGGCGATCAGCGCGTCAATGGCCTGCCGCTCGGTGCTCTGGAACGGCGTCGACGACCGCGTCGAGGTTCGCCAGGGCGACCTTCGCGACGAGGCCCTCACCGAGGGCCTGGGCCCCGCCGACCTGGTGACGGGAACGCCACCTTATTTGCCCATGGGCACGGGTCTGTTATCACCGCGCGAGCAATGCGCAGCCTGCCGCTTCGAGCTTCGTGGCGGCGTCGAGGATTACGCCCTCGCCGCCGCGCGCCTGCTCTCGCCGACCGCGCCCTTCGTGGGTTGCTCCTCGGCCCGCCAGCGCGCGCGCGTCGCCGCCGCCGCCGAGGGCGCGGGCCTCGTGCTCGAATCGTTCCGCGAGGTGATCGGCCGCCATGGAAAACCCTCGCTCTTCGCCGTTTACGCCATGCGCCGCCCCGAGGCCGCTCGGGTTTGCTCAGACGAACCCCCGCTCGTGGTGCGGGGCGAGAACGGCCGATTCACGGAGGACTTCGACGAGCTACGCCGGTCCATGGGCATCCCCGTCTGA
- a CDS encoding exo-beta-N-acetylmuramidase NamZ domain-containing protein, producing MRRSLGAFVPFLFACAADPGPARAPQPAPTASPTLSPLASASAPAPTENLPEAPLLLPVDVARFDAAVGDAIDRGEVPGALLAVVRGGRVVLRKAYGLREKEPAAAPMTPDAVFDLASLTKPIATAASVLLLAERKKLRLSDPVSRHLPDFDGDGRERVTVEDLLLHVSGLPAADAIAGYGEGKERALARILRTRLVHPPGAAFLYSDLGYLLLGEIVARVSGEPLEEFARKNLFEPLGMADTVFRPPAALQARAVPSERSEGRMLKGEVHDPRARALGGVAGHAGLFSTADDLTRFVRMIAGGGAIDGRRVLAAETVLAMTTLRPLPSGEKGAADKMHALAFGPMFNGVGHTGFTGTALWLDPRRGDAVILLASRLHPDGKGEVRRLRREVAEIAATLGEIPKVRTGIDVLEVQGFRPLAGRRIGLITNHTGKNAGGQRTIDLLFRAKNLKLVAIFTPEHGLGGDVDRAIGDGVDKPTGLPVHSLYGKTRRPTEEQLAGIDTLVYDLQDAGARFYTYTTTLGYALEEAGRRKMKVVVLDRPNPIGGLAVEGPLLDPGRESFIGYHAIPVRHGMTLGELGRLFNAERKIGADLEVIRMEGWRRADRFERTGLPWVNPSPNLRSPVAALLYPGLGLLELTDVSVGRGTDKPFERVGAPWMDGERLAKALAEENLAGLEFAPIRFTPGASAHAGKACGGVAIEVTDPDRVEPVRLGLAVARALRRLHATEWQPGGVMTLLGNRRVFDAIVRDASVPEMMALYEGELRAFVERRRAFLLY from the coding sequence ATGAGGCGCTCGCTCGGCGCGTTCGTCCCCTTCCTTTTCGCTTGCGCGGCCGACCCAGGCCCTGCGCGCGCCCCGCAGCCCGCGCCCACGGCGAGCCCGACGCTCTCCCCGCTCGCCTCGGCCTCCGCGCCCGCGCCGACGGAAAATCTCCCCGAGGCGCCGCTCCTCCTGCCTGTCGACGTCGCGCGCTTCGACGCCGCCGTGGGTGACGCAATCGATCGCGGCGAGGTCCCCGGCGCCCTGCTCGCGGTCGTGCGGGGCGGGCGCGTGGTCCTGCGCAAGGCGTATGGCCTGCGCGAAAAAGAGCCGGCTGCCGCTCCCATGACGCCGGACGCGGTCTTCGACCTCGCGAGCCTCACCAAGCCCATTGCAACGGCCGCCTCCGTCCTCTTGCTCGCCGAGCGCAAAAAGCTCCGCCTCTCCGACCCCGTCTCGCGCCACCTGCCCGATTTCGACGGCGATGGCAGAGAGCGGGTGACGGTCGAGGATCTGCTGCTCCACGTCTCGGGCTTGCCGGCGGCCGACGCGATCGCGGGGTATGGGGAGGGCAAGGAGCGCGCGCTCGCCCGCATTCTTCGCACCCGCCTCGTGCACCCGCCGGGCGCGGCATTTCTCTACAGCGACCTCGGCTATCTCCTGCTCGGCGAGATCGTCGCGCGCGTCTCCGGCGAGCCGCTCGAGGAGTTTGCCCGAAAGAACCTCTTCGAGCCCCTCGGCATGGCCGACACGGTTTTTCGTCCCCCCGCCGCATTGCAGGCGCGCGCCGTGCCCAGCGAGCGGAGCGAGGGGCGCATGCTGAAGGGCGAGGTCCACGATCCGCGCGCCCGCGCCCTCGGCGGCGTCGCCGGGCACGCCGGGCTCTTCTCCACGGCCGACGACCTGACGCGGTTCGTTCGGATGATCGCAGGCGGCGGCGCGATCGACGGTCGCCGCGTGCTCGCGGCCGAGACCGTCCTCGCCATGACCACGCTGCGCCCCTTGCCGAGCGGCGAAAAGGGCGCCGCGGACAAGATGCACGCGCTCGCCTTCGGTCCCATGTTCAATGGCGTGGGGCACACGGGCTTCACGGGGACGGCGTTATGGCTCGACCCGCGACGGGGCGACGCCGTCATCCTGCTCGCGAGCCGCCTCCACCCGGACGGCAAGGGCGAGGTGCGCAGGCTCCGCCGCGAGGTCGCCGAGATTGCGGCCACGCTCGGCGAGATTCCCAAGGTGCGCACCGGGATCGACGTGCTCGAAGTGCAGGGCTTTCGCCCGCTCGCGGGCCGCCGCATCGGGCTCATCACCAATCACACGGGCAAGAATGCGGGCGGCCAGCGGACGATCGATCTTCTGTTCCGCGCGAAGAACCTGAAGCTCGTCGCGATCTTCACCCCCGAGCACGGGCTCGGCGGCGATGTCGATCGGGCGATCGGCGACGGCGTCGACAAGCCCACGGGCCTGCCCGTGCACAGCCTGTACGGCAAGACGAGGCGGCCCACCGAGGAGCAGCTCGCCGGGATCGATACGCTGGTGTACGACCTGCAGGACGCGGGGGCGCGGTTTTATACGTACACGACGACGCTCGGGTATGCGCTGGAGGAGGCGGGGCGGCGCAAGATGAAGGTCGTCGTGCTGGATCGACCGAACCCGATCGGCGGCCTCGCGGTCGAGGGCCCGCTGCTCGATCCGGGACGCGAGTCGTTCATCGGATACCACGCAATCCCCGTGCGACACGGGATGACCCTGGGAGAGCTCGGGCGGCTCTTCAATGCGGAGCGCAAGATCGGCGCGGACCTCGAGGTCATCCGCATGGAGGGCTGGCGGCGCGCCGATCGCTTCGAGAGGACGGGCTTACCCTGGGTGAACCCCTCGCCGAACCTGCGGAGCCCCGTGGCGGCGCTGCTTTATCCGGGCCTCGGCTTGCTCGAGCTCACCGACGTGAGCGTCGGGCGCGGCACGGACAAACCCTTCGAGCGGGTGGGCGCGCCGTGGATGGATGGCGAGCGGCTGGCGAAGGCGCTGGCGGAGGAGAATCTCGCGGGCCTCGAATTCGCTCCGATCCGCTTCACGCCCGGCGCGAGCGCGCACGCGGGCAAGGCGTGCGGCGGGGTGGCCATCGAGGTGACGGATCCCGACCGCGTCGAGCCCGTGCGCCTCGGGCTCGCGGTGGCGCGCGCGCTCCGGCGGCTCCACGCGACGGAATGGCAGCCGGGCGGGGTGATGACGCTCCTCGGCAATCGCCGCGTGTTCGATGCAATCGTGCGCGACGCGAGCGTGCCGGAGATGATGGCGCTTTACGAGGGCGAACTGCGCGCGTTCGTGGAGCGGCGAAGGGCGTTTCTTTTGTACTGA
- a CDS encoding alkaline phosphatase D family protein codes for MSPPRSPLSRRVFLQGSIALGLGACKPSGGPSPAPSSSAPAFVPSDKARPVVPFGVQTGDPTPSGVVVWSKCDRPARMIVEWSTSETLKDARRIEGPLATAEGDFTARVELSELPPGRPIHYRVVFEAEGDRRARSEPAVGTFRTPPGEGQGTVLAFSGDTAGQGFGIDVSRGGMKTYASMLAADPDVFLHSGDRIYADNPILPEMKLDDGTTWKNLVTVAKSKVAETLEDFRGNFAYNFLDEHVRRFHERVPMIGQWDDHEVHNNWYPGQVLEDSRYTERRVSVLAERARRAMLEYSAMRPGPNLYRALRYGPLEIFVLDARSFRGPNGPNREEGPVPVLGEAQLAWLRGALAASTATWKVMACSMPLGLSIPDPAGHEGFANGSGPPLGREHEIAGILRFIKQQKIRNLLWLTADVHHAAAHHYDPKRARFTDFSPFWELIAGPLHAGTFGPNDLDDTFGPEVRFRNVAPGDKQNRPPSDGKQSFGLLRVDGKTGVLTASLHDREGGSMFSVEMAPER; via the coding sequence ATGTCGCCCCCTCGCTCCCCCCTCAGCCGGCGCGTCTTTTTGCAAGGCTCGATCGCCCTCGGCCTCGGCGCCTGCAAGCCCTCCGGCGGGCCTTCGCCCGCGCCCTCGTCGAGCGCGCCCGCTTTCGTCCCCTCCGACAAGGCCCGGCCCGTCGTGCCGTTCGGGGTGCAGACCGGGGACCCGACGCCGAGCGGGGTCGTCGTCTGGAGCAAGTGCGATCGGCCCGCCCGCATGATCGTCGAATGGTCGACCAGCGAGACGCTGAAAGACGCGCGCCGGATCGAGGGCCCCCTCGCGACGGCCGAAGGCGATTTCACGGCCCGCGTCGAGCTGTCCGAGCTTCCGCCCGGCCGGCCCATTCATTACCGCGTGGTGTTCGAGGCCGAGGGCGATCGGCGCGCGAGGAGCGAGCCCGCGGTCGGAACCTTTCGCACCCCGCCCGGCGAAGGCCAGGGCACAGTCCTCGCCTTCTCCGGCGACACGGCCGGCCAGGGCTTCGGCATCGACGTTTCCCGCGGCGGAATGAAGACCTACGCCTCGATGCTCGCCGCGGACCCGGACGTCTTCCTCCATTCGGGCGACCGGATCTACGCGGACAACCCCATCTTGCCCGAGATGAAGCTCGACGACGGGACCACCTGGAAAAACCTGGTGACGGTGGCGAAATCGAAGGTGGCCGAGACGCTCGAGGACTTCCGGGGGAACTTCGCGTACAACTTCCTCGACGAGCACGTGCGGCGCTTCCACGAAAGGGTGCCGATGATCGGGCAATGGGACGATCACGAGGTGCACAACAACTGGTATCCGGGCCAGGTGCTCGAGGATTCGCGCTACACCGAGCGCCGCGTCTCGGTGCTGGCCGAGCGGGCGCGCAGGGCGATGCTCGAATACTCGGCGATGCGCCCCGGGCCCAACCTCTACCGCGCGCTGCGGTATGGACCGCTCGAGATCTTCGTGCTCGACGCGCGCAGCTTCCGCGGGCCGAACGGGCCGAACCGCGAGGAGGGGCCGGTGCCCGTGCTCGGCGAGGCCCAGCTCGCATGGCTGCGCGGCGCGCTCGCCGCCTCGACGGCGACCTGGAAGGTGATGGCCTGCAGCATGCCGCTCGGACTCTCGATCCCCGATCCGGCCGGGCACGAGGGCTTCGCGAATGGCAGCGGCCCGCCCCTCGGCCGCGAGCACGAGATTGCGGGCATTCTCCGGTTCATCAAGCAGCAGAAGATCCGCAACCTCTTGTGGTTGACCGCCGACGTGCACCACGCGGCCGCGCACCATTACGACCCGAAGCGCGCGCGGTTTACCGATTTCTCTCCCTTCTGGGAGCTCATCGCGGGCCCGCTGCACGCGGGGACGTTCGGGCCCAACGACCTCGACGATACCTTCGGCCCCGAGGTGCGCTTCCGTAACGTCGCGCCTGGCGACAAGCAGAATCGGCCCCCCTCGGACGGAAAGCAGTCGTTTGGCCTGCTCCGTGTGGACGGGAAGACGGGCGTGCTCACGGCTTCGCTGCACGATCGGGAGGGAGGATCGATGTTCTCGGTGGAGATGGCGCCCGAGAGGTGA
- a CDS encoding PAS domain-containing protein, giving the protein MSTQERLEAENDALRRENLEMRRRLEALERENEEQKQRIAALQHSELVLQGFLDHTPAVMYVKDAEGRLILTNSEVDKFFGAPRGGMLGKSDFDYFPKAVAEEVCAFDRSVMASGRACQKEDAFPHPEGMRHYLTIKFPIYGIGAEGALGGVSIDITPIKQAEALRAAAQAEIIEAQQATIRELATPLLPIAEHALLLPIVGAVDEARAQRIIEQLLQAITEQGADTAIIDITGVRSVDAQVAEALVRAAQGVRLLGAKVVLTGIQPSIARTFVEMGVDLSGLATTGTLEEGIARALRRRGTTTRTKAD; this is encoded by the coding sequence ATGAGCACGCAGGAACGGCTCGAGGCGGAGAACGACGCGCTACGCCGGGAAAACCTCGAGATGCGCCGCCGTCTGGAGGCGCTCGAGCGCGAGAACGAGGAGCAGAAGCAGCGCATCGCAGCCCTCCAGCACAGCGAGCTGGTTCTCCAGGGCTTCCTCGACCACACGCCGGCCGTCATGTACGTCAAGGACGCCGAGGGGCGGTTGATCTTGACCAACTCGGAGGTCGACAAGTTCTTCGGCGCCCCCCGCGGCGGGATGCTGGGCAAGAGCGACTTCGACTACTTCCCGAAGGCGGTGGCCGAGGAAGTCTGCGCCTTCGATCGGAGCGTGATGGCGAGCGGACGCGCGTGTCAAAAGGAGGACGCGTTCCCGCACCCCGAGGGCATGCGCCATTATCTCACCATCAAGTTTCCCATTTACGGCATCGGCGCCGAGGGCGCGCTCGGGGGCGTCTCGATCGACATCACCCCGATCAAGCAGGCCGAAGCGCTGCGGGCGGCGGCGCAGGCCGAGATCATCGAGGCGCAACAGGCCACGATCCGCGAGCTCGCGACGCCGCTCCTGCCCATTGCGGAGCACGCGTTGCTCTTGCCGATCGTCGGCGCGGTCGACGAGGCGCGCGCGCAGCGGATCATCGAGCAGCTCCTGCAAGCCATTACAGAGCAGGGCGCCGACACCGCGATCATCGACATCACGGGCGTTCGTTCGGTCGACGCCCAGGTGGCCGAGGCGCTCGTGCGTGCGGCCCAGGGCGTGCGGCTCCTCGGCGCGAAGGTGGTGCTCACGGGCATCCAGCCGTCGATTGCCCGCACGTTCGTCGAGATGGGCGTCGATCTCAGCGGGCTCGCCACGACGGGCACGCTCGAGGAAGGGATCGCCCGCGCCCTGCGACGCCGTGGTACAACCACACGGACGAAGGCTGACTGA
- a CDS encoding NAD-dependent epimerase/dehydratase family protein, which produces MYNRRQFIVGSLAAGSAAALGCGGAPPPDATTAPPPPPPPSPAPSAAPTSEPAATGPAKKTLLILGGTRLIGPHVVEAAKARGYTVTLFNRGKTRPELFPDLEKLHGDRDPTKGEGLKALAGRKWDAVIDNSGYVPRIVRASAELLAPNVGQYIFVSSISAYADNSVVGADESAPVATMADPTVEEMGKEFENYGPLKALCEQAAEKAMPGRVANVRPGYIVGPEDGTDRFTYWPVRVARGGEMLVPGTPNDPIQIIDVRDLADFLMTLVDNRTMGVFNAVGPGEPLTMGGVLDTCKAATGANPTFTWVSGQFLKERPEPIELPIWELPEGKTKGFHTWSSAKARKAGLKHRPVAETVKDTLTWFRALPEDRQKKIRAGLPPEKEAELLAEWKKLQKGQGKKPAPKKKAG; this is translated from the coding sequence ATGTACAACCGACGCCAGTTCATCGTGGGTTCGCTCGCCGCCGGCTCTGCCGCCGCACTCGGGTGCGGTGGGGCGCCTCCGCCGGACGCGACGACGGCTCCTCCGCCCCCGCCCCCGCCTTCCCCTGCGCCTTCTGCCGCGCCCACCTCCGAGCCCGCCGCGACGGGCCCTGCCAAGAAGACGCTGCTCATCCTCGGCGGCACGCGCCTCATCGGGCCGCACGTGGTCGAGGCGGCGAAGGCGCGAGGCTACACGGTCACCCTGTTCAACCGCGGCAAGACGCGCCCCGAGCTTTTCCCCGACCTCGAGAAGCTGCACGGCGATCGCGATCCCACCAAGGGCGAGGGGCTCAAGGCGCTCGCGGGCCGCAAGTGGGACGCGGTCATCGACAACTCCGGTTATGTGCCGCGCATCGTCCGCGCCTCGGCCGAGCTGCTCGCGCCGAACGTGGGGCAATACATCTTCGTCTCGAGCATCTCCGCTTATGCCGATAACTCGGTCGTCGGCGCCGACGAGAGCGCGCCGGTCGCCACCATGGCCGATCCCACGGTCGAGGAGATGGGCAAGGAATTCGAGAACTACGGCCCCTTGAAGGCCCTGTGCGAGCAGGCCGCAGAGAAGGCCATGCCGGGCCGGGTCGCCAACGTGCGGCCGGGGTACATCGTCGGCCCCGAGGACGGCACCGATCGATTCACGTACTGGCCCGTGCGCGTCGCGCGCGGGGGCGAGATGCTCGTGCCGGGCACGCCGAACGATCCCATTCAGATCATCGACGTGCGCGACCTGGCCGATTTCCTGATGACGCTCGTCGACAACCGCACGATGGGCGTCTTCAATGCCGTGGGGCCCGGCGAGCCGCTCACGATGGGCGGCGTGCTCGACACCTGCAAGGCCGCGACCGGCGCGAATCCGACCTTCACCTGGGTGAGCGGGCAATTCTTGAAAGAGCGACCCGAGCCCATCGAATTGCCCATCTGGGAGCTGCCCGAGGGCAAGACGAAGGGGTTCCACACCTGGAGCTCGGCAAAGGCGCGCAAGGCGGGGCTCAAGCACCGCCCCGTGGCCGAGACCGTGAAGGACACGCTCACCTGGTTCCGCGCGCTGCCCGAGGATCGGCAGAAGAAGATCCGTGCGGGCTTGCCGCCGGAGAAAGAGGCGGAGCTGCTCGCCGAGTGGAAGAAGCTGCAAAAGGGGCAGGGGAAGAAGCCCGCCCCGAAGAAGAAGGCCGGCTGA
- a CDS encoding multiheme c-type cytochrome, which translates to MAILDRLRASAAVLVSLGCLSACMREEVPSDVQTVSTPAPMAAPTAPEPSPPMPGPYRKRLEAAVALNATCISCHEEEARQWLGSYHQRANTDAAYRKAFAIEPSPFCRGCHAPESDPREDPPEAVSKLGVGCVTCHVTEEGLVLAAALPAGETGRSVLPAPHPLRRSPEFARAGGCAGCHEFRFPIPRGSEDELFMQTTAREHQRSLGANKSCADCHMPMQAGRRSHAFAQVRDPTWLRANLAATAERTEDDTLRVTLVQPNPGHDFPTGDLFRRLEVGYELRTEGGALVRREARHLARHFEAIPGEAARHLSRDDRVTSEPRLVEMDLPPPAAAPLGSRISWWVKYQRVATVGTGRDPAEVAIESEVKLHSGNIPW; encoded by the coding sequence GTGGCGATCCTGGACAGGCTTCGCGCGAGCGCAGCCGTCTTGGTATCGCTCGGCTGCCTCTCCGCCTGCATGCGCGAGGAGGTCCCCTCCGACGTGCAAACGGTGTCGACGCCCGCGCCGATGGCCGCGCCGACCGCCCCCGAGCCGAGCCCCCCGATGCCCGGCCCCTACCGCAAGCGCCTCGAGGCGGCCGTGGCATTGAATGCGACATGCATCTCGTGCCACGAGGAGGAGGCCAGGCAATGGCTCGGCTCCTACCACCAGCGCGCGAACACCGATGCGGCGTACCGCAAGGCATTCGCCATCGAGCCCTCGCCCTTCTGCCGCGGCTGCCACGCTCCCGAATCCGATCCCCGCGAAGACCCGCCCGAGGCGGTGAGCAAGCTCGGGGTCGGATGCGTCACCTGTCACGTGACCGAGGAGGGGCTCGTGCTCGCGGCGGCCCTCCCCGCAGGCGAGACCGGACGCAGCGTCCTGCCTGCGCCGCACCCGCTGCGCCGCTCCCCCGAATTCGCCCGCGCGGGCGGCTGCGCCGGCTGCCACGAATTCCGCTTTCCCATCCCGCGTGGAAGCGAGGACGAGCTCTTCATGCAAACCACGGCGAGGGAGCACCAGCGCTCGCTCGGCGCCAATAAATCCTGCGCCGATTGCCACATGCCCATGCAGGCGGGCCGGCGCTCGCATGCCTTCGCCCAGGTCCGCGACCCTACCTGGCTGCGGGCGAACCTCGCCGCCACGGCCGAGCGCACGGAGGACGACACGCTTCGCGTCACGCTCGTCCAGCCAAACCCCGGGCACGACTTTCCCACGGGAGACCTCTTCCGCCGCCTCGAGGTCGGCTACGAGCTGCGGACCGAAGGCGGCGCGCTCGTGCGCCGCGAGGCGCGCCACCTGGCCAGGCATTTCGAGGCCATCCCCGGAGAGGCGGCCCGTCACCTCTCCCGCGACGACCGGGTGACGAGCGAGCCGCGGCTCGTCGAGATGGACCTCCCGCCGCCCGCAGCCGCGCCGCTCGGAAGCCGCATTTCCTGGTGGGTCAAGTATCAGCGAGTGGCCACCGTCGGCACGGGGAGGGACCCGGCCGAGGTGGCCATCGAATCAGAAGTGAAGCTGCATTCGGGGAATATTCCCTGGTAG
- a CDS encoding serine/threonine-protein kinase, giving the protein MAEVAVREEVSRSARYSNTPTRRCPKCSATYPLDFLVCPIDTTALEIHGVSGDDPLIGEVLAGSFCVVRVLGSGGMGRVYEAQHVRLPRRFAVKVMHEQLARQADAMARFEREAQAAARVMNEHVLDVVDVVRTKDRRPCIVSELLEGEELGDQLERMKKLPLGTAITICRQVCRGLAAAHAEGIVHRDLKPSNLFLVKRPDGGIHVKILDFGVAKLNDSDLTRSGVVIGTPAFMAPEQAKGSSNVDARADVYAVGAVLYRMLTGQAPFPNEDQARTLVRLLTEDPPRPRSLDKSIPEGVEALIQRAMARAPRDRPASVTELDQLLMTFDEEVHAEVARISRISVPMAAPGEASGGGLEVTRGMALGVTKRARYTRPAALGLGVLASVSLGAATLATTAIGFRALAGRTALGMNDLALAGAGAGVVTIFALIDFMRVLTARWRSVPSIERLRDGLVGTLRWLFVTLGVLALLWYGANALTPPLLPIPEPFVGPVQFGIVLAPTVLAFFALLIGVRRAGRVD; this is encoded by the coding sequence ATGGCCGAGGTAGCCGTCCGCGAGGAAGTCAGCCGCTCAGCGCGCTACAGCAACACGCCCACGCGCCGCTGTCCGAAGTGCAGCGCCACCTATCCGCTCGACTTCCTCGTCTGTCCGATCGACACGACCGCGCTCGAGATCCACGGCGTCTCCGGGGACGATCCGCTGATCGGCGAGGTCCTCGCGGGCAGCTTTTGCGTCGTCCGCGTGCTCGGCTCGGGCGGCATGGGCCGCGTCTACGAGGCGCAGCACGTGCGCCTGCCGCGTCGCTTCGCCGTCAAGGTCATGCACGAGCAGCTCGCCCGCCAGGCCGACGCGATGGCGCGCTTCGAGCGCGAGGCGCAGGCGGCGGCGCGCGTCATGAACGAGCACGTGCTCGACGTCGTCGACGTGGTCCGCACCAAGGATCGGCGCCCCTGCATCGTGAGCGAGCTGCTCGAGGGCGAGGAGCTCGGCGACCAGCTCGAGCGCATGAAGAAGCTGCCGCTCGGGACGGCCATCACGATCTGCCGCCAGGTCTGTCGCGGCCTCGCCGCCGCGCACGCCGAGGGCATCGTCCACCGTGATCTCAAGCCCTCGAACCTGTTTCTGGTGAAGCGCCCCGACGGCGGCATTCACGTGAAGATCCTCGATTTCGGTGTGGCCAAGCTGAACGACTCCGATCTCACGCGCAGCGGCGTGGTCATCGGCACGCCGGCCTTCATGGCGCCCGAGCAGGCCAAGGGCAGCTCGAACGTCGACGCGCGCGCCGACGTGTATGCGGTGGGCGCCGTCCTCTATCGCATGCTCACCGGCCAGGCACCTTTCCCCAACGAGGATCAAGCGCGCACGCTGGTGCGGCTCTTGACCGAGGATCCGCCGCGCCCCCGCTCGCTCGATAAATCCATTCCCGAGGGCGTCGAGGCGCTCATCCAGCGCGCAATGGCCCGCGCGCCGCGCGATCGGCCAGCGTCGGTGACCGAGCTCGATCAGCTCCTCATGACCTTCGACGAGGAGGTGCACGCCGAGGTCGCGCGCATCTCGCGCATCTCGGTGCCGATGGCGGCGCCGGGAGAGGCGAGCGGGGGCGGGCTCGAGGTGACGCGGGGCATGGCCCTCGGCGTCACCAAGCGCGCGCGCTACACGCGGCCCGCAGCGCTCGGGCTCGGCGTGCTCGCGAGCGTGTCGCTCGGGGCGGCGACGCTGGCGACGACGGCCATCGGCTTCCGCGCGCTCGCAGGCCGGACGGCGCTCGGCATGAACGATCTGGCCCTTGCGGGCGCAGGCGCGGGCGTGGTCACGATCTTCGCGCTGATCGATTTCATGCGCGTGCTCACCGCGCGCTGGCGGAGCGTGCCCTCGATCGAGCGCTTGCGCGACGGCCTCGTGGGGACCTTGCGCTGGCTCTTCGTGACGCTCGGCGTGCTCGCGCTGCTCTGGTACGGGGCGAACGCGCTCACGCCGCCGCTCCTGCCCATTCCGGAGCCGTTTGTCGGGCCAGTTCAATTCGGGATCGTGCTGGCGCCGACCGTGCTCGCGTTCTTCGCGCTCCTGATCGGCGTGCGGCGGGCGGGGCGGGTGGATTAG